In Methanofastidiosum sp., the genomic window AGAAGCTACTGAAAAATTTATCCATGAATTATTCAGAGGTGAAATGAAAGTAGGAATTGAATCCTTTATGGGAGAAGGATCTTCTGATTTAAAAGATGTTTTTGGTAGAAAAAATTCAATTCCCCTATCAAATGATACTTCTTTTGGTGTTTCATTTTATCCTTTCACAAAAGTTGAACAACTAGTTTATGATATAGAATATTTCCTTAATTCCGATAAACTCAACAAACAATACCCTGCCATTGGAAGGGACATAAAAGTAATGGGTGCGAGAATTAGAGATAATACCGCAATCACTATCGCTTTAGCCACCGTTGATAAATATGTAGAGAATATTAAGGAATATATTACTTTCAAAGAACAAATTACTGAATTATTGAAAGACAAATTCGGAAGCTGCGATATCGATTATTATGTTAATACAGCAGATGACGTAGAAAGAGGAAGTGCGTTTCTCACAGTAACAGGTTCTTCAATGGAAAATGGAGATGATGGTTCAGTAGGAAGGGGCAACAGGGCGAATGGACTTATTACACCATATAAACCAATGTCAATGGAAGCCGCAGCTGGAAAGAATCCAGTAAATCACGTAGGGAAGCTCTACAACGTTTTATCATTATATATCGCAAGAGACATTTACAACAATACTAACGCAGGTGAAACTCAAGTCAGAATACTAAGTCAGATAGGAAAGCCAATTAATGAGCCACTGGCCTGCGACATATCAACAGAGAATGAACTTTCAAGCGAAGACCAAAAGGAAGTTCAAAAAATAGCATCCGATTGGTTAGACAATATCAGACAAGTCACA contains:
- a CDS encoding methionine adenosyltransferase, with the protein product MKNIYISPKVIKQGEFELVERKGVGHPDSVADGIAQKVSNELSKYYIKKFGTIMHHNTDQVEVVGGQAISKFSGGEVIEDPVIILSGRATQRVGDELIPIHEIAKEATEKFIHELFRGEMKVGIESFMGEGSSDLKDVFGRKNSIPLSNDTSFGVSFYPFTKVEQLVYDIEYFLNSDKLNKQYPAIGRDIKVMGARIRDNTAITIALATVDKYVENIKEYITFKEQITELLKDKFGSCDIDYYVNTADDVERGSAFLTVTGSSMENGDDGSVGRGNRANGLITPYKPMSMEAAAGKNPVNHVGKLYNVLSLYIARDIYNNTNAGETQVRILSQIGKPINEPLACDISTENELSSEDQKEVQKIASDWLDNIRQVTEDIINEKINLF